The Zerene cesonia ecotype Mississippi chromosome 19, Zerene_cesonia_1.1, whole genome shotgun sequence genome has a window encoding:
- the LOC119834468 gene encoding neuroendocrine protein 7B2 isoform X3 has translation MHRLEGILFLISVVGTMGFRPHGSIGGEDHYMLTEAWLREVVNRMGKDFNDGGTSYLEFPANDRQLNLMARANKEIEHEQIDYDSLIDGNPNPSLRDQEYLQHSSLWGHQYVTGGASEVVPNRQMIKTDAVLPAYCNPPNPCPVGYTEEQGCISEFENTAAFSREYQLAQRCMCDGEHMFSCPEESSADIDLHFPDPHKNLVAKKFQPEVENPFLFGERLPIAAKKGFDVHI, from the exons ATGCACCGCCTCGAGGGTATATTGTTTCTGATAAGCGTCGTCGGGACTATGGGATTCCGCCCCCATGGTTCTATTGGGGGAGAG GACCACTACATGCTTACCGAAGCGTGGCTACGTGAGGTTGTGAATCGGATGGGCAAAGACTTCAACGACGGAGGTACCTCCTACCTTGAGTTCCCTGCCAACGATCGCCAACTCAACCTGATGGCCAGAGCCAATAAAGAGATAGAGCATGAACAGATTGACTACGACTCCCTCATCGACGGCAACCCTAACCCTAGTCTTCGTGATCAAGAATATCTGCAGCATAG CTCTCTTTGGGGCCACCAATATGTCACCGGTGGAGCCAGTGAAGTAGTCCCCAATCGCCAAATGATCAAAACTGATGCTGTGCTGCCCGCCTACTGCAACCCACCAAACCCCTGCCCTGTTGGCTATACTG AAGAACAAGGCTGCATCAGCGAGTTCGAAAACACCGCAGCCTTCAGCCGCGAGTATCAGCTGGCCCAGCGCTGCATGTGCGATGGAGAGCACATGTTCAGTTGCCCCGAAGAGTCCTCGGCAGACATCGACCTACACTTCCCCGACCCCCACAAGAACCTCGTCGCCAAAAAGTTCCAACCAGAA GTGGAGAATCCTTTTCTATTCGGTGAACGACTACCGATAGCTGCCAAAAAGGGATTTGACGTGCACATTTAG
- the LOC119834468 gene encoding uncharacterized protein LOC119834468 isoform X2 — protein MHRLEGILFLISVVGTMGFRPHGSIGGEDHYMLTEAWLREVVNRMGKDFNDGGTSYLEFPANDRQLNLMARANKEIEHEQIDYDSLIDGNPNPSLRDQEYLQHSSLWGHQYVTGGASEVVPNRQMIKTDAVLPAYCNPPNPCPVGYTEQGCISEFENTAAFSREYQLAQRCMCDGEHMFSCPEESSADIDLHFPDPHKNLVAKKFQPEVSATSIFQEIKRAFLEFTENLYKQRMSAGCQTCPL, from the exons ATGCACCGCCTCGAGGGTATATTGTTTCTGATAAGCGTCGTCGGGACTATGGGATTCCGCCCCCATGGTTCTATTGGGGGAGAG GACCACTACATGCTTACCGAAGCGTGGCTACGTGAGGTTGTGAATCGGATGGGCAAAGACTTCAACGACGGAGGTACCTCCTACCTTGAGTTCCCTGCCAACGATCGCCAACTCAACCTGATGGCCAGAGCCAATAAAGAGATAGAGCATGAACAGATTGACTACGACTCCCTCATCGACGGCAACCCTAACCCTAGTCTTCGTGATCAAGAATATCTGCAGCATAG CTCTCTTTGGGGCCACCAATATGTCACCGGTGGAGCCAGTGAAGTAGTCCCCAATCGCCAAATGATCAAAACTGATGCTGTGCTGCCCGCCTACTGCAACCCACCAAACCCCTGCCCTGTTGGCTATACTG AACAAGGCTGCATCAGCGAGTTCGAAAACACCGCAGCCTTCAGCCGCGAGTATCAGCTGGCCCAGCGCTGCATGTGCGATGGAGAGCACATGTTCAGTTGCCCCGAAGAGTCCTCGGCAGACATCGACCTACACTTCCCCGACCCCCACAAGAACCTCGTCGCCAAAAAGTTCCAACCAGAAGTTAGTGCAACCTCCATATTCCAAGAAATCAAACGTGCGTTCTTAGAGTTCACGGAGAATCTCTACAAGCAACGAATGTCGGCAGGCTGCCAAACTTGCCCGCTATAA
- the LOC119834468 gene encoding uncharacterized protein LOC119834468 isoform X1 codes for MHRLEGILFLISVVGTMGFRPHGSIGGEDHYMLTEAWLREVVNRMGKDFNDGGTSYLEFPANDRQLNLMARANKEIEHEQIDYDSLIDGNPNPSLRDQEYLQHSSLWGHQYVTGGASEVVPNRQMIKTDAVLPAYCNPPNPCPVGYTEEQGCISEFENTAAFSREYQLAQRCMCDGEHMFSCPEESSADIDLHFPDPHKNLVAKKFQPEVSATSIFQEIKRAFLEFTENLYKQRMSAGCQTCPL; via the exons ATGCACCGCCTCGAGGGTATATTGTTTCTGATAAGCGTCGTCGGGACTATGGGATTCCGCCCCCATGGTTCTATTGGGGGAGAG GACCACTACATGCTTACCGAAGCGTGGCTACGTGAGGTTGTGAATCGGATGGGCAAAGACTTCAACGACGGAGGTACCTCCTACCTTGAGTTCCCTGCCAACGATCGCCAACTCAACCTGATGGCCAGAGCCAATAAAGAGATAGAGCATGAACAGATTGACTACGACTCCCTCATCGACGGCAACCCTAACCCTAGTCTTCGTGATCAAGAATATCTGCAGCATAG CTCTCTTTGGGGCCACCAATATGTCACCGGTGGAGCCAGTGAAGTAGTCCCCAATCGCCAAATGATCAAAACTGATGCTGTGCTGCCCGCCTACTGCAACCCACCAAACCCCTGCCCTGTTGGCTATACTG AAGAACAAGGCTGCATCAGCGAGTTCGAAAACACCGCAGCCTTCAGCCGCGAGTATCAGCTGGCCCAGCGCTGCATGTGCGATGGAGAGCACATGTTCAGTTGCCCCGAAGAGTCCTCGGCAGACATCGACCTACACTTCCCCGACCCCCACAAGAACCTCGTCGCCAAAAAGTTCCAACCAGAAGTTAGTGCAACCTCCATATTCCAAGAAATCAAACGTGCGTTCTTAGAGTTCACGGAGAATCTCTACAAGCAACGAATGTCGGCAGGCTGCCAAACTTGCCCGCTATAA